The genomic segment GAATAGGGTTAAGGCGAGAAGGGATAAGGGTTAGAGGGTTTGGGGGTTGGAATGGAGATTATTTTAAATATACATTTAGAGTGGACTTTATTATATGGAAAGAATTAGGAGAATAGGGTTGAGGCGAGAAGAGATAAGGGGTTGAGGGTATGGGGGTTGGAGCGGAGATTATTTTAAATATACATAGTTAGGGGTAAGGGTTTTGGGGATAAGGAATAAGGAGTTGTATATAAAATAATAAAGTTTGCTCTGTGATAATAAAGTTAGTTCTATAATAATAAAGTTGGCTCTTTAGAAATAATGTTATTCCAAAATTAATTCTTCACGTTGCTGAGAGCATTTAGAGTCTATTAAATGTTTTGCCTATATTTCTTGATACAAAGGACATTATTTACTTTTTATAAGAACTTGGCGTATTTTTTCTGTTTCATAAATTGCAATTAATGAATTCTGGAAATGAAAAAAGTATTTTTAATGATGGTAAAATTCTTTTATTGTGAAAATAAAGTTATGCTATTAAAATGTGCAAGGAACAAGGAAAAGTACTAGAAATACGAGATTTGATATGAGTTTAGAGAGTGTAATGAGGCCAGTAATCAATAGGGAATTTATACAAGGACTTTATTTGCATTTCCTATAGAACATACTCTTTTTATTCTGTTTCAAAAATGAGAGTATAATAATTTTAAAAAAGAAAAACAAAATTATAACCGATAGAAGTTCTATTAAAATAAAAATAAAGTTGTATTATTTATGTTAAAGCATAATCGGTTATTTCGAGTTTATTTATTGGAGTTCGGGAATTTTGGATATGGGCTATAAAAATGTAGATGTTTTTATAGATGATAGTGTGTAAAATAAAGGTATATGGTACACATTAGTAGAATATAACGAAACAAAGATTATTTATATATGACATGGGGAGGGGACAAAATGGATAAACGTCTTACATTCAATGAAGATGTTGAGAATTATGATAAATGGAGGCCAACATATTGTAAAGAATTATTCAACGATATTATTCAATATTCCGAACTTAATAAAAATAAAAAGCGATAGAAGTTGGAATTGGTACTGGTCAAGCAACTGTACCTTTTCTAGCGACAGGCTGTACTGTAACAGCCATTGAAATTGGAGAAGACCTTGCAGAATACTCGAAAGAAAAGTTTAAAGAATATAAAAATTTCAGTATATATAATACTTCATTCGAGGATTTTAAATGTGATGATAATAGTTTTGATATTCTTTACTCTGCAACAGCATTTCATTGGATTCCTGAAGATATAGGTTATCCAAAGGCATTAAAGATATTAAAAAATGGTGGAACTTTAGCATTGTTTTGGAATAAACCATTTGTAAAACGAGAAGATGATTTATTACATCAAAAAATTTAAAGTATATACCAAAAGTATAGTTCCTCAAATAAAAAATCTATAGAAAATGATACAGAAACATATAATAAAATAGCAAAAACTATTCAATCGTATGGTTTTAGATACTTACAAGTAAAGTTACATCACCAAACAAGAGTATTTAACTCTTCAGATTATATTTCTCTATTAAATACATATTCAGACCATAGAAGTATGCCAGAACCCACAAAGCAATTATTATACAATGAAATTGAAAATGCTATCTTGGAATATGGCAATGTTTTAAAGATATATGACACCATAGATTTATATTTGGCGAGAAAATAATGTTTTTATCACCATTGTTGATGGATGCAAATAAAAATGTTCCGATAGAATGTGAGGTTTAAAAGTAATGAGCATATATTTAAAGGACTTCTTTGTCCAAAAGTATAGTAATGACACACCTGGAATGGGAGTTATTGCCAATCAAAAAGGCAAAATAGTGTTTAAGGATATGATTGGTCTTGCAAATTGTGAACATAAAATACCGATAGATTTAGATACAGTCTTTAATTTGGCTTCTGTCTCAAAACAGTTTGCAGGTATGGCTATTCTCCAACTTATTGAAAAAGGAGAACTTCATACAAGTGATAAAATGATTAAATACATACCAGAATTGCGGCATTACGCTGATAATGTTACAATCTATCAATTGGTTCATCATTCGTCAGGATTAATTGATTATAATGAACTTCTTTGGCAAAAAGCCAGAAATAATTCTCTTTATTCCACTAATGAAGAAGTTCTGAGTCTGTTGAAAAGTGAGGAACATCTTTGCTTTATTCCTGGCAGCAAATTTGATTACTCTAACTCCAACTATGTGATGTTGGCATTGATTATTGAAAGAATAACTGGCTTAACATTTAGAAATTACCTAAAACAGTATATTTTTGATGTAATAGGTATGCAGAACACCACTGTCTTTAATGAAGAACAGCCAATCATATCCCACAGAGCCTATGGGTATGAGAAGAATGGAGAACAGTGGAAATGTTTTTATGTAGATACACTTGCAACGGGATGTGCGAATGTTTTTTCTTCTTTATCGGATTTGAAAAAATGGGATGATGCCTTATATGGCGATAAACTAATAAGAGAGGATACGAAGAGTGCAATATTTAAGCCAGGTCTGGACTCGTCTGGCAATATATTAACTGCATCATGGGGTGGATATAGTTATGGGTGGATGATACAAGACCGATGCGGAGAAAAGACAATTTGGCATACAGGTGGAGATGCAGGTTTCAGAAGTATCATTGTCAGATTTTATGAAAAGGAATTTAGTGTTATCTTGCTCTGTAATTCAGCAAATTTAAATTGGCAGGATGCCTATGCGTTTATTGAAAATTTATATAAGCAGTTCAATGAGTAACTTTAATTTTGTTAAAGAAACTCCTATGGATTTATATAAAAAGTGCATACAATGTGCGATTGATAAACTCAATAAAGTAGACTCAATAAAGAAGGCAAGGCATTGACTGTTACTAAAATTACTGATAACGCATATATAAAATCTATTTTATATAACTGGGAATTTAAACTAGAGATAGATGATTTGATATTTACAGATTCTTATACGGAGGATATATATGGATAATATAAGTGAGGTATTTGAGTTTTATAATGCTGGTGCGGAAATAGGCAGATTAGAAAGAGGACTTGGAAAAGTAGAATTATATAGAACTAAAGAAATATTGCAAAAATATATTACCAGCACTAATAATATAATTTACGATATTGGTGGAGGTATCGGAATTTACTCTTCTTGGCTCGCAGAGTTGGGAAACGAAGTACATCTTTTAGAATTAGCACCATCGGCAGTTGAATATGCAATTAAGAATCAAAAGGAAAATAATACGTACATAGCAGAGGTTTGTGACGCAAGAAATGTTAACAGACCGGATGAAAGTGCGGATATTGTATTGCTTATGGGACCGTTGTACCATTTGCAAAACAGGGATGACAGACTGCAAGTTCTGAATTAGGCAAGAAGAGTTTTGAAGAAAGGTGGTCTTTTATTTTCAGTAGGTATTTCAAAGTTCAGTTCTACAACCTGGGCACTGTCAGCCTACGGAAAAGACAATAACTTTTTGGATGATGATATATTTTATAATATGATTAAAAATGAATTATCATCAGGTATTCATATCAGACCTAAAGAATATCCAAATTTAATTGCACAGGCATATTTTCAAACTCCATCAGAATTACAAAAAGAAATTGAATCGGTAGGTTTTAAAACAATCCAAAAGCATACAATAGAAGGAATAATCTGGTTTACACCCTGTTTAAATGAAAAGTGGGAAGATGAGAACAGCAGGGAAAGATTGTTAAATATTGTAAGATACACAGAAAACGAAGAAGAAATTATGGGAATGAGTCCACACTTTATGGTTGTATCGAGGAAATAAATATTATCTTTGTTTTTACTCTATTCATATTGGTAAAAAAATGTGAAACAAAGATTAAAAGGTTTATTTTTATTTGGCGGGAAATGAGGTGTTATTGTGTTGCATTATCAAAAAGACGCTATTGATAAAGTGAGAAAATATGCGGAATCGAAAAATGCAGAACATACAGCATATTTAGAGAAAATTTGCAAGCCGTTTAATGTTGATGTTTGTTTGCTGATAAATCAAGTTTTATCTAAACCTATTACCATAAATTTGCATACCGACAGATTTTCTAATAACGGAAAAACTGTTATGGGAAACTTGTTAGAACAGGGACAATATCATGGTCAATTTCGTACTGGCACAACCAATGGTGGAAAATCTGCATTTATCGGCGGAGATAGATTTTTATGGGAACAACGTATATTTTTTGATGCTTACCCTCCCGAATCAATAGACCGTCCTAAATATGGTGCTTTAAATATTTTGATTCAACATTTAATGTTGAATCAAAATTATTAAATTATCTCACATATGTAATGAACTAGAAAAAAGTACTGCTTTTTATGACAAATTAACATATTTTAGAGCAAGACTAATGCTTTACTAACTTACGATATTCTTTTGCACTTACACCTCGCAGCTTTTTAAATACTCTTGAGAATGTAGAATAGGAATCAAAGCCTGTTTCATAGGCAATATCTGTTATAGAGATATTTGTTGAAGCAAGTAGGGCACAGGCATTTTGAATACGAACTTCATTTAAAAAATCCAAATACTTAACGCCCAGTATTTTTTTGAAAGATGTACTTATATAAGGCACGCTCATATCAAAAACTTCAGATAAATAATTTAAGGAAAGTCTTTCATTGTAATGAGTATGAACGTAATAAACAATATCCCAAAAACGACTATTATGAGTGTGAGTAATGGAGGATTTAGTATGATTTGCGGTTGATGATAAAGAAGATTTTTGCCTCCAGTTTACTGATAATGCAAGTGCTTCAATTATTTTTGCCTTTGCAAGAATATTTCCTGTGAGAGTTTGATCATAATAATGATGATGCATTTGCTTAAATATCTCATTCATTTTTATAGCTTTATCCCCTTCGAGGTGAATAGAAGAAGATAAATCCGGATGATTTCTAAGTAATAGTTCCCCCAACTCTGAAAAAATATTATTTTTACCTATAAGCAGTTCCATACTTATGGTGACTACATAATATTTAAGAGGTGTATTGGAATCATAGTAAAGTGAATGAACTTGATAAGGCAAAAGGATAGAAAATGTTCCGGGCTTCATCACATGAGATTTCCCATTTATAGTTTCTCTACCCATTCCTTGGATAACATAACTAAACTCAAGAAAGTTATGACTATGAGGGATAAAATATTTTCTATCTTCATGAATTTCAATATGATAATCACAGGATGCATTTGTACGTAAATCCTTAATTTTTTCTAAATGAACAGGGAAGTCCATAAAAACACCTCTTATTTTTTATTATATCTCATATGTTAAAAAATGCAATGTTGGATTAAAAAAATGAGTATCTAAAAAATATACATTCGTTATAATGGAATACACATAAAGTTATATTTCAGGGTAAAAGGGGGATATTATGGATTATTTAAAAGAGCTAGAGTATGCTGTAGAATTTACTGAATTATATAAGAACTGTTTATCTATGCCGAAAGAGTTAAGAGAGGTAAAATGTCTTGAAATGCAAATTGAGCATGTACTTCAGCCCATCCAGGAGAAGGACTTAGTCGCAGGATTTATGAAGCACGGATTTGTAGGATTTAGTCCGCAGTATGGTGGCATATATACCTATTATTTTCATAAAGAACAGGTACAAAAGGCGTTAGGTGCGCTTGGAGGTTCTATTACATCCGATTTTGCTACACAGGTACAGGAAATGATAGATTTTTGGGAAGAAGAACAAACGATGAGCAAACTGAATAAACGATTTAAAGATACTCATGGTTTTATACTTCCACAAGCGTACACACAACCGGGATTAGCCAATGCGTTTGCAAGGATTGCCGGAACTAATGTAGACCTCGATAAACTTATTAGACTTGGAATACCGGGATTAAGAGAAGAAATTCAAAAGGCGAGAAAGCAGAAGGACAATGCATTTTACGAAGCCCTTGAACGTTCATTGGATTTACTGTGCAAGGCCTGTGACATATATATAAGGAATGCAAAAGAATTATTACAAGAAGAAACTCGTACAAAGAGGAGAAAAGAATTATGCGAAATGATTTATATTTTAGAAAATATTAAGATGCAAAAGCCTGCGAGTTTTAAAGAAGGTGTACAGCTTTTCTGGATATATGCAGTGGTTTCAGATTTAATGAACTACGGAAGAATGGATGTTTACTTAGGAGACTTATATTGTAATGATATAGACAACGGTGTTATCAGTGAAGAAGAAGCTATAGAATACTTAAGTTCACTGTGGAGACATTTTGTAAGAATAGGAAAAGTGCATGATTGTCGTGTCATTGTAGGAGGAGTAGGCAGAAGAAATGAAGAGAAAGCGGATCGGCTTGCGCTTACGATTATGGAAGTTTCAAGGAGAGTGAAAGAGGTAGTTCCACAGCTGACCTTAAGATATTACAAAGGGATGAATGAACAGCTTTTAGATACAGCGCTACAGATCATTGGTGAGGGCTACTGCTATCCGATTATATATAGTGATGAGACGAATGTTCCTGCGATTATGAAAGCTTATGAAGTTAGCAGGGAGGAAGCAGAAAGATATGTCCCCTTTGGCTGTGGTGAATATGTATTAGAAGGGTTAAGTACAGGTACACCAAATAACGGAATTAATTTATTGAAGGCATTAGAGCTTGTCTTGCATGATGGCTATGATAGAGTATGGAACATGCAATTAGAAGAACCTTTTGGTGGGATTGAAAAATTAGATACGTTCGATAAGTTATTTGAACAATATTGTGTATATGTGGAAAGAAATGTTCGATTATTAGCAGAACAAATGAAAATGAATTATGACGTTGCAGGAGAAGAGGCAGGATACCTTTTTATTTCACTTCTTATGGATGACTGCATCAAGAGGGGCTGTCCGTTACTTGATGGTGGCGTAAGATACCTCAATGCTGCTTCAGAAGTATTTGGTATGATAAGCTGTGCAGATAGTCTTTCAGCGATAAAAAAGCTTGTTTATGATGAAAAAAAATTCACGCTTCAACAGGTAGTAGAGATGTTGGATGCAAATTTTGAAGGCTATGAAAGAGAAAGAAAGCTTTTTAAGAAAGCGCCAAAGTATGGGAATGACGATGAGTATGCTGACAATATGGCACAGAAAGTATTCAATCATATTGCAGAAGCGACGATGAGAGAGGGAAAAAGAGTAGGGCTAAACAAGTATCTAATGGTCAGCGTAAATAATTCAATGAGTGCAGAATGGGGAGTATACTGCCTTGCGTCTGCATGTGGAAGAAAATATAAAGACCCTATGGCAAATGGTAATGGTGCTTCTATAGGTGCAGACCAGAATGGCCTGACATCTCTTCTGAATTCAATGTCAAAATTTAACAACACAAAGCATGTAGGAGTAATTAATAACATTAAACTTACAAAGAAAATGTTTAAAAATTCATACGAAAAGTTGAAGAATGTAGTCGTTACTTTTTTTAATCATAATGGGGTACAGCTAAATTTCTCTTGTGTCGGGAAAGATGACCTTGAGAATGCAATGAAAGAACCGGATAAATATAGAAATCTTATTGTTAGAATAGGTGGTTTCAGTGCCAGATTTGTAGAATTAAACCCTGTTGTACAAAATGAAATCATTAGGAGAACGACTTATGAAGGATAATAAAGATATAAAAGCAATGATATTCGA from the Petroclostridium xylanilyticum genome contains:
- a CDS encoding pyruvate formate lyase family protein encodes the protein MDYLKELEYAVEFTELYKNCLSMPKELREVKCLEMQIEHVLQPIQEKDLVAGFMKHGFVGFSPQYGGIYTYYFHKEQVQKALGALGGSITSDFATQVQEMIDFWEEEQTMSKLNKRFKDTHGFILPQAYTQPGLANAFARIAGTNVDLDKLIRLGIPGLREEIQKARKQKDNAFYEALERSLDLLCKACDIYIRNAKELLQEETRTKRRKELCEMIYILENIKMQKPASFKEGVQLFWIYAVVSDLMNYGRMDVYLGDLYCNDIDNGVISEEEAIEYLSSLWRHFVRIGKVHDCRVIVGGVGRRNEEKADRLALTIMEVSRRVKEVVPQLTLRYYKGMNEQLLDTALQIIGEGYCYPIIYSDETNVPAIMKAYEVSREEAERYVPFGCGEYVLEGLSTGTPNNGINLLKALELVLHDGYDRVWNMQLEEPFGGIEKLDTFDKLFEQYCVYVERNVRLLAEQMKMNYDVAGEEAGYLFISLLMDDCIKRGCPLLDGGVRYLNAASEVFGMISCADSLSAIKKLVYDEKKFTLQQVVEMLDANFEGYERERKLFKKAPKYGNDDEYADNMAQKVFNHIAEATMREGKRVGLNKYLMVSVNNSMSAEWGVYCLASACGRKYKDPMANGNGASIGADQNGLTSLLNSMSKFNNTKHVGVINNIKLTKKMFKNSYEKLKNVVVTFFNHNGVQLNFSCVGKDDLENAMKEPDKYRNLIVRIGGFSARFVELNPVVQNEIIRRTTYEG
- a CDS encoding class I SAM-dependent methyltransferase; this encodes MGTGQATVPFLATGCTVTAIEIGEDLAEYSKEKFKEYKNFSIYNTSFEDFKCDDNSFDILYSATAFHWIPEDIGYPKALKILKNGGTLALFWNKPFVKREDDLLHQKI
- a CDS encoding serine hydrolase domain-containing protein — its product is MSIYLKDFFVQKYSNDTPGMGVIANQKGKIVFKDMIGLANCEHKIPIDLDTVFNLASVSKQFAGMAILQLIEKGELHTSDKMIKYIPELRHYADNVTIYQLVHHSSGLIDYNELLWQKARNNSLYSTNEEVLSLLKSEEHLCFIPGSKFDYSNSNYVMLALIIERITGLTFRNYLKQYIFDVIGMQNTTVFNEEQPIISHRAYGYEKNGEQWKCFYVDTLATGCANVFSSLSDLKKWDDALYGDKLIREDTKSAIFKPGLDSSGNILTASWGGYSYGWMIQDRCGEKTIWHTGGDAGFRSIIVRFYEKEFSVILLCNSANLNWQDAYAFIENLYKQFNE
- a CDS encoding AraC family transcriptional regulator, with the protein product MDFPVHLEKIKDLRTNASCDYHIEIHEDRKYFIPHSHNFLEFSYVIQGMGRETINGKSHVMKPGTFSILLPYQVHSLYYDSNTPLKYYVVTISMELLIGKNNIFSELGELLLRNHPDLSSSIHLEGDKAIKMNEIFKQMHHHYYDQTLTGNILAKAKIIEALALSVNWRQKSSLSSTANHTKSSITHTHNSRFWDIVYYVHTHYNERLSLNYLSEVFDMSVPYISTSFKKILGVKYLDFLNEVRIQNACALLASTNISITDIAYETGFDSYSTFSRVFKKLRGVSAKEYRKLVKH
- a CDS encoding DUF3626 domain-containing protein; the encoded protein is MLHYQKDAIDKVRKYAESKNAEHTAYLEKICKPFNVDVCLLINQVLSKPITINLHTDRFSNNGKTVMGNLLEQGQYHGQFRTGTTNGGKSAFIGGDRFLWEQRIFFDAYPPESIDRPKYGALNILIQHLMLNQNY
- a CDS encoding class I SAM-dependent methyltransferase — encoded protein: MDNISEVFEFYNAGAEIGRLERGLGKVELYRTKEILQKYITSTNNIIYDIGGGIGIYSSWLAELGNEVHLLELAPSAVEYAIKNQKENNTYIAEVCDARNVNRPDESADIVLLMGPLYHLQNRDDRLQVLN